Proteins encoded by one window of Methanobacterium sp. Maddingley MBC34:
- a CDS encoding Zn-dependent hydrolase, glyoxylase (PFAM: Metallo-beta-lactamase superfamily): MKVNDEVYALEATKNWNYAYLVSGEDKILIDTGRPGQGKGIIKELKSMNINPEDIKHILITHHDVDHVGNLAFLQEETGASIWASHEDIPYIYGDKHRPGQKRIISMFMRVKKPEKIMAYEENQTISGLKVIPTPGHTPGHVCLLYEDVLFVGDLVRTSKGKLDTMKSSMNWNESVLKKSIEKIAGYDFKWICTAHGEPVRFDNAPEELSKIAKMMK; encoded by the coding sequence ATGAAAGTAAATGATGAAGTTTATGCCCTGGAGGCGACTAAAAACTGGAATTATGCTTATCTGGTTTCAGGTGAAGATAAAATATTAATTGACACTGGACGACCGGGACAGGGAAAGGGCATCATAAAAGAATTAAAATCTATGAACATCAACCCAGAGGATATTAAACACATCCTAATCACCCACCATGATGTAGATCATGTGGGAAACCTGGCTTTCCTTCAGGAAGAAACAGGGGCCTCGATATGGGCATCCCATGAGGACATTCCCTATATTTATGGTGATAAACACCGTCCTGGGCAAAAAAGAATAATATCCATGTTCATGAGGGTTAAAAAACCGGAGAAAATAATGGCCTATGAAGAAAATCAAACAATCTCAGGATTAAAAGTCATTCCCACTCCAGGTCATACTCCAGGTCATGTTTGCCTTCTTTATGAGGATGTTCTGTTTGTGGGAGACTTGGTTAGAACTTCCAAAGGAAAACTAGATACCATGAAATCCAGTATGAACTGGAATGAATCTGTTTTAAAGAAATCCATTGAAAAAATTGCGGGTTATGATTTTAAATGGATATGCACTGCTCATGGTGAGCCAGTCAGATTTGATAATGCGCCTGAAGAGTTATCAAAAATTGCGAAGATGATGAAATAA
- a CDS encoding transcriptional regulator (PFAM: MarR family) produces MRKCKKICEDDLEDIPLGIFASIIHRTRMMYLNNELKRFNVTSSQFIYLIGLYRKEGQTQEDLANHFFIDKGTVARGVKKLEDNGFICRRTDPENRRRYLLYLTEDGMALMPDIINIIKDWENSINEDLSKAEKEQMNELLKKLTMKSLNKLHDTEENLNE; encoded by the coding sequence ATGCGTAAATGTAAGAAAATATGCGAAGATGATCTTGAAGATATTCCATTGGGCATTTTTGCCTCTATAATCCACAGAACTCGGATGATGTATTTGAACAACGAGCTTAAACGTTTCAATGTTACTTCAAGTCAGTTTATCTATTTAATTGGACTTTACAGGAAAGAAGGTCAGACACAGGAAGATCTGGCCAATCATTTTTTTATAGATAAGGGAACTGTGGCTCGTGGTGTAAAGAAACTGGAAGATAATGGTTTCATCTGTCGAAGAACGGATCCAGAAAATCGCAGAAGATACCTTCTTTACCTCACAGAGGATGGAATGGCTTTAATGCCAGATATTATTAACATAATTAAAGATTGGGAAAATTCAATCAATGAAGATCTTTCTAAAGCAGAAAAGGAACAAATGAATGAACTTCTAAAAAAATTGACCATGAAAAGTTTGAACAAGTTACATGATACGGAGGAAAACCTGAATGAGTAA
- a CDS encoding arabinose efflux permease family protein (PFAM: Major Facilitator Superfamily): MSNTVSKGGNLPLNPSEDKKGRGIDYKWIALSNVLIASMMGTINGSITLISLPAIFNGIHIDPLTSFQYLLWILMGYGLVTATLLLSFGRLSDMYGRVKLFKLGFLVFTIGSILLYLTPSTGDAGAIEIILFRIVQAVGSALTMANSSAILTDSFPVSERGKALGINMVALMSGQFIGLLLGGILAVFDWRYIFLVSVPFGILGTVWSTLKLKELSLRAPKTKLDIWGNVTFVSGITLLLLGVTYGLMPYGSDAMGWNNPWVMASMAVGFLLLVLFPVVESKVENPMFRLDLFRIKMFTYANVAGFLSALSRGGMMFMLILLLQGIWLPLHGYSYESTPFWAGVYMLPLTLGVIIMGPISGILSDKYGPRWIATIGMVMNTIGFIILASLPANFNYWELGLTLFFMGLGSGMFGSPNSASIMNSVPPQERGVASGMLTTIMNTAFTASMAIFFTIVIVGITQRFPDAMASSLAGIGAAQLTPILSNIPPTGALFSAFLGYNPVETILSSVPSAVVSQIPSATLTTLTGTTWFPSTLSEAFMPSLQISFYIGAVFCGLSALLSALRGKKYIHEMEVIKISPEDDVADSDKVS; this comes from the coding sequence ATGAGTAATACTGTTTCTAAAGGGGGTAATTTGCCTCTCAACCCGTCAGAAGATAAAAAAGGACGTGGAATAGATTATAAATGGATAGCTCTATCTAATGTATTAATTGCATCCATGATGGGAACCATCAATGGTAGTATAACCTTGATATCCCTTCCTGCCATCTTTAACGGCATTCACATAGATCCCTTAACCTCTTTCCAGTACTTGCTTTGGATACTGATGGGATACGGCCTGGTAACTGCCACCCTGCTTTTAAGTTTCGGACGCCTGTCGGATATGTACGGTCGAGTCAAGTTATTTAAGCTGGGATTCTTGGTATTCACCATAGGATCCATCCTGCTTTACCTGACACCATCCACGGGTGACGCTGGGGCCATAGAGATCATACTCTTCAGAATAGTCCAGGCAGTGGGCAGTGCCCTAACCATGGCCAACAGTTCTGCCATACTCACCGATTCCTTCCCGGTAAGTGAAAGGGGAAAGGCCCTGGGTATCAACATGGTGGCACTCATGTCTGGCCAATTTATAGGACTCCTACTGGGTGGAATATTAGCGGTCTTTGACTGGAGATACATATTCCTGGTAAGTGTACCATTCGGTATTTTAGGAACAGTCTGGTCCACTTTAAAACTTAAAGAACTATCACTACGTGCTCCCAAGACCAAACTAGACATCTGGGGAAACGTAACTTTCGTCTCCGGTATAACCCTTTTACTTCTAGGGGTAACCTATGGCCTCATGCCCTATGGTAGCGATGCCATGGGATGGAACAATCCCTGGGTAATGGCCTCAATGGCAGTTGGATTCCTCCTCCTGGTGCTGTTCCCAGTGGTGGAAAGTAAGGTGGAAAATCCCATGTTCCGCTTGGACCTATTCCGGATAAAAATGTTTACCTACGCTAATGTTGCCGGTTTCCTCAGTGCGCTCAGTAGGGGCGGTATGATGTTCATGCTTATACTTCTTCTACAGGGAATATGGCTTCCCTTACACGGGTACAGCTATGAATCCACACCCTTCTGGGCAGGAGTTTACATGTTACCCCTCACTCTGGGAGTGATTATAATGGGACCAATATCTGGAATACTCTCGGATAAGTATGGGCCCCGCTGGATTGCCACTATAGGGATGGTAATGAACACCATAGGCTTCATTATACTGGCATCACTACCCGCCAATTTCAACTACTGGGAATTAGGTTTAACCCTGTTCTTCATGGGATTGGGAAGTGGAATGTTCGGTTCACCCAACAGTGCATCTATAATGAACTCAGTTCCTCCTCAGGAAAGGGGTGTTGCTTCAGGAATGCTAACTACCATAATGAACACAGCATTCACCGCGAGTATGGCCATTTTCTTCACCATAGTAATTGTGGGAATCACACAACGATTCCCTGATGCAATGGCATCATCTCTTGCCGGAATAGGTGCAGCACAATTGACCCCAATCCTCAGTAACATACCACCGACAGGAGCGTTGTTTTCAGCCTTTTTAGGTTACAACCCGGTTGAAACCATCTTAAGTAGTGTTCCATCAGCAGTGGTTAGTCAAATACCCTCTGCAACATTAACCACACTCACTGGAACTACATGGTTCCCATCCACACTGTCTGAAGCTTTCATGCCTTCTCTTCAGATTTCATTCTACATTGGAGCAGTGTTCTGTGGTCTGTCCGCCTTATTATCTGCCTTACGTGGGAAGAAATACATCCATGAGATGGAGGTAATTAAAATCAGTCCAGAAGATGATGTGGCTGATTCAGATAAAGTATCATAG